One region of Purpureocillium takamizusanense chromosome 4, complete sequence genomic DNA includes:
- a CDS encoding E2 ubiquitin-conjugating enzyme (EggNog:ENOG503Q35M~COG:O), producing the protein MAQKRLMQELIPLHKEKWVHIETDEANILRWKVGLWVVNPDSVWHGAYLRADMKFSNEYPYQPPTFRFLTKNIIHPNVYSDGNLCISILHRPGDDEQSGELASERWNVLHGVESVLRSVLLLMDDPEINSAANVDASVLYRDNREEYDALAKALVARTQKDVPDGVKMPTPAQLAPAPQKPVEDDADFWNMSDVEDDFGGSDSDEDMGDFDDDDEDEMDEEDKQ; encoded by the exons ATGGCGCAGAAGCGGCTTATGCAAGAGTTGATACCACTTCACAAGGAGAAGTGGGTGCACATCGAG ACGGATGAAGCCAACATTCTGCGGTGGAAGGTTGGACTCTGGGTTGTGAACCCTGATAGCGTTTGGCATGGAGCGTACCTACGG GCGGACATGAAGTTTTCTAACGAGTACCCATATCAACCGCCGACGTTTCGTTTCCTGACCAAGAATATCATCCACCCCAACGTTTACTCGGACGGAAACCTCTGCATCTCGATCCTCCATAGGcctggcgatgacgagcagtccggggagctggcgagcgagcgtTGGAACGTGCTGCACGGCGTCGAGTCCGTTCTGCGCTCCGTGCTCCTGCTCATGGACGACCCGGAGATCAACTCCGCCGCCAACGTGGATGCCAGTGTGCTCTACCGTGACAACCGCGAGGAGTACGACGCGCTTGCCAAGGCCCTGGTAGCCCGGACGCAAAAGGACGTACCGGACGGGGTCAAGATGCCCACCCCCGCGCAActggcgcccgcgccgcagaaacccgtcgaggacgacgccgacttCTGGAACATGTCAGATGTGGAGGATGACTTTGGCGGCAGCGAtagcgacgaggacatgggcgactttgacgacgatgacgaggacgagatggaTGAAGAAGACAAGCAGTGA
- the GCN2 gene encoding Non-specific serine/threonine protein kinase (COG:J~EggNog:ENOG503NV1M), which translates to MAWRTPGAWKTPLSKDTKKDDSSFPGLKPTTPDATAKIEYEELQQNELLALEAIYGDDFVKHNEGHSAWKKTEPSFDIHVKASTDSDFAVTLGFVMTATYPKTPPLLTVKGLENLREATQFKVQKFIETEPKLFAKDEQEMVDKIVEGVRDVLEDAAQAKATGKHLPSLEEERERHEANLAELARKQRENEERKKLEETKEEERVMSQMLQQQLQRQRQKAKESRQSRRPNAAGNSQLTQSTESDAEQIDFDQYCDTTDKTGNVLTFRSVSGKCDERRGRVSAVFTVRPVLAGGQSSHSLALKEAVLQSSGRDCKDLKKQIQSLESRLQDLKSGKKIQHRHLVEILDFKVESGLPDDAAAPNAWTVRVLTPLADKGSLDELLELAGHLDIGKVRSWTRDLLDALNFLHNKNIAHQDIHAGNILLFRESTGEIVPKVSDAWYQREIHNASVQQQGMPGLNSAKSAYWLPPEIAATSKPQYTFKTDIWEFGVVFVQMIFGLDVLQKYSSPKNLMESLTLSHSLQELVGRFFKEDKQKRPRAFELGASEFLATDAPVLMEDSSTVLSATPSLTSLQTYPVRMRRESMNRNSAVSRYTEDFVEEGRLGKGGFGEVVKARKKLDGQIYAIKKITQRSQTSLTEILKEVRLLSQLSHPAVVRYYNTWVEEVSDLTDTEGETSTDDYTEETRETGSAGIDIQFATSTGGLDFMSSNANIDFGYEDDSEEDEEDDDSDDDESPMVDDAAGNQPLSPGRERHAVFQRRARFHRPYRTILYISMEYCEKRTLRDLISRNLCKNTPEIWRLFRQILEGLAHIHSLSIVHRDLKPENIFISSSVDGVDNVKIGDFGLATSGQFSVDKAAANTLGTDNMTMSIGTAYYAAPEVRSAANGHYSTKVDMYSLGIIFFEMCYQPMLGMQKAEVFKQLRLPKPELPADFRPAERTQTEIVLSLLNHSPKERPSAAELLKSGKLPVQMESETIRRTLAGLSDPSSPYYAKMLSTLFNRPVEPTKDFAWDMIASTPSSTELLHQSVVKGALTAVFRRHGALEMPRTSIYPRSNHYGDNVVHLLDPNGTVLQLPYDLIMGHARMVAKHPSTIQRTFTFGSVYRDRQDTGQPQMFGEVDFDIVTHDTLDLALKEAEVLKVLDEIVLAFPSLSFSQMCFHVGHSDLLQLIFEHCRVPPPSRRAAADVLSKLNIHSHTWQKIRLELRSPAVGVSATSVDELARFDFRDTPNKAFTKLSKLFEGTDMYQRASPTIAHIKEVVEYTKRFGVNTKIYVNPLNSLKENFYAGGILFSCLYDKKSGKDVFAAGGRYDHLIKEQRPKIGGHVDERHAVGFSLAWERLARIPKSGGKSFLKKPEDEITSMFSGRRCDGLVASFDASLLRSAGVEILQLLWAHDISAELAKDARSPEDLLSKHRDENYSWIIIIKQDSMLKIKTMGRSDVADVDIPTTQLLAWLRPQIRERDSRAATKVRGSAPQAESTMSGGGDKVSEQEVKVLVAQTRSKKFNRRTVVEQAQASAASLVRSFLDGPILAVETTDQVMDLIRQTSISDPESWRKVDHAVTTSEKKYVRELHDQLDTWRHAYEKKNGTRHSFIYNFRTGTSIYYDLDD; encoded by the exons ATGGCGTGGCGGACACCCGGGGCATGGAAGACGCCGCTCAGCAAAGACACCAAGAAGGATGACTCAAGCTTTCCGGGCCTCAAGCCCACAACGCCAGATGCGACGGCCAAGATCGAGTAtgaggagctgcagcagaaTGAGCTGCTCGCTCTGGAAGCCATCTATGGCGACGACTTCGTGAAGCACAACGAAGGCCACAGCGCGTGGAAG AAAACCGAGCCGTCTTTCGATATTCACGTTAAGGCATCGACAGACAGCGATTTTGCCGTCACTCTTGGCTTCGTCATGACCGCTACCTATCCCAAAACACCACCTCTTCTCACCGTCAAAGGCCTGGAAAACCTGCGCGAAGCAACGCAATTCAAAGTGCAAAAGTTTATTGAGACTGAGCCCAAGCTGTTCGCCAAAGATGAACAGGAAATGGTTGACAAGATTGTCGAGGGTGTCAGAGACGTTCTTGAAGACGCGGCGCAAGCAAAGGCAACCGGCAAGCACCTGCCGTCGCttgaggaggagcgcgagagGCATGAGGCCAATCTTGCCGAGCTCGCTCGAAAGCAAAGGGAAAACGAAGAGCGCAAAAAGTTGGAAGAGaccaaggaagaggagcggGTCATGTCGCAGatgctccagcagcagcttcaacGCCAGCGACAAAAGGCCAAAGAGTCCAGGCAGAGCAGACGGCCGAATGCAGCGGGAAACAGCCAACTGACGCAAAGCACCGAATCGGATGCTGAACAAATCGACTTTGATCAGTACTGCGACACAACTGACAAGACCGGCAACGTCCTCACCTTTAGATCAGTCTCTGGAAAATGCGAtgagcgccgaggccgagtcTCGGCTGTTTTCACGGTTCGacccgtcctcgccggcggccagagCAGTCACTCTTTGGCGCTGAAGGAAGCTGTTCTGCAGTCGAGTGGGAGAGACTGCAAAGACCTCAAGAAGCAGATACAGTCTCTTGAATCGCGTCTGCAAGATCTCAAGTCTGGAAAGAAGATCCAGCATCGTCATCTCGTTGAAATCCTCGACTTTAAGGTGGAAAGCGGATTGCCGGACGATGCAGCAGCCCCAAATGCTTGGACAGTGCGAGTACTCACGCCGCTGGCTGACAAGGGCTctctcgacgagctcctggAGCTCGCCGGGCATCTAGACATCGGCAAGGTTCGTTCTTGGACGCGAGACTTGCTCGACGCACTCAACTTTCTGCACAACAAGAACATCGCTCACCAGGATATTCACGCGGGGAATATCTTGCTCTTTCGGGAATCCACGGGCGAAATCGTGCCCAAGGTATCTGATGCATGGTATCAAAGGGAGATTCACAACGCCAGTGTGCAGCAACAAGGTATGCCTGGGCTCAACTCTGCCAAGTCTGCCTATTGGCTTCCACCGGAAATTGCAGCGACGTCGAAACCGCAGTACACGTTCAAGACGGATATCTGGGAGTTTGGGGTGGTATTTGTGCAGATGATctttggcctcgacgtccttCAAAAGTATTCGTCGCCTAAGAACCTCATGGAGAGCCTCACGCTCTCACACTCTCTGCAGGAGCTCGTGGGTCGCTTCTTCAAAGAAGACAAGCAAAAAAGACCGCGAGCCTTCGAACTCGGCGCTAGCGAATTCCTGGCCACGGATGCTCCTGTGCTCATGGAGGATAGCTCCACTGTCTTGTCGGCCACGCCTTCTTTAACCTCGTTGCAGACATACCCTGTTCGAATGAGGCGTGAATCCATGAACCGAAATTCCGCCGTCTCTCGATATACTGAGGATTTTGTTGAAGAAGGCCggctcggcaagggcgggttcggcgaggtcgtcaagGCGCGCAAGAAGCTAGATGGCCAGATCTACGCCATTAAGAAGATCACGCAGCGTTCTCAGACCAGTCTGACGGAGATCCTCAAGGAAGTACGGCTTCTTTCGCAGCTCAGCCACCCAGCCGTCGTGCGCTACTACAATACTTGGGTGGAAGAAGTGTCCGATTTGACGGACACCGAAGGCGAGACATCTACCGACGACTACACCGAGGAAACTCGCGAGACTGGCTCAGCCGGCATTGACATACAGTTCGCCACGAGTACAGGTGGGCTGGACTTCATGTCATCCAATGCAAACATCGACTTCGGCTACGAAGATGAcagcgaggaagacgaggaggacgatgactctgacgacgatgaaaGCCCCATGGTAGATGATGCAGCTGGCAATCAACCGCTATCGCCTGGCAGGGAGAGGCATGCGGTGTTCCAACGGCGCGCTCGATTCCACCGACCATATCGCACCATTCTCTATATATCGATGGAGTACTGCGAAAAGAGA ACCCTGCGAGATCTGATTTCTCGCAATCTTTGCAAGAACACGCCAGAGATCTGGCGCCTGTTTCGGCAGATACTAGAGGGCCTAGCCCATATCCACAGTCTCAGCATCGTCCACCGCGACTTGAAGCCCGAGAACATATTCATCAGCAGCAGTGTCGATGGAGTCGACAATGTCAAGATTGGCGACTTTGGTCTCGCAACGAGCGGTCAGTTTTCAGTCGATAAGGCAGCTGCTAACACTCTTGGGACGGACAACATGACTATGAGCATTGGAACCGCCTATTACGCGGCGCCTGAGGTCAGATCTGCCGCCAACGGTCACTATAGCACCAAAGTGGAT ATGTATTCGCTCGGTATCATCTTCTTTGAGATGTGCTACCAGCCTATGCTAGGCATGCAAAAGGCAGAAGTTTTTAAGCAATTGAGACTGCCAAAACCAGAGCTTCCGGCCGACTTCAGGCCGGCCGAGAGGACCCAAACGGAAATCGTCTTGTCGCTGCTCAACCACAGCCCCAAGGAAAGGCCATCCGCTGCCGAACTGCTTAAGAGCGGTAAATTACCGGTTCAGATGGAAAGCGAAACAATCAGACGCACTCTTGCCGGGCTGTCGGACCCCAGCTCACCCTATTACGCCAAAATGCTGAGCACACTGTTTAACAGACCAGTTGAGCCTACAAAGGACTTTGCTTGGGACATGATCGCCAGCACGCCGAGCTCAACCGAGCTTCTTCACCAGAGCGTCGTCAAAGGCGCGCTGACAGCCGTTTTtcgtcgccacggcgcctTGGAGATGCCTCGTACCTCCATATATCCCAGGTCGAATCATTATGGCGATAATGTCGTACACCTGCTGGATCCCAACGGGACTGTTCTCCAATTGCCATATGACCTTATCATGGGGCATGCCCGCATGGTGGCCAAGCATCCGAGCACAATCCAGCGAACGTTTACGTTTGGCAGTGTGTACAGGGATAGGCAGGACACCGGTCAGCCGCAAATGTTCGGCGAGGTCGACTTCGACATCGTGACGCATGACACGCTCGACCTTGCTTTGAAAGAGGCAGAAGTGCTCAAGGTACTTGATGAGATTGTGCTTGCATTTCCTTCCCTGTCATTCAGCCAGATGTGTTTCCATGTGGGACACTCGGACTTGCTACAACTCATCTTTGAGCATTGCAGAGTCCCGCCTCCCTCtaggcgagcagcagcggatgTCCTTAGCAAGCTGAACATACACAGCCACACATGGCAGAAGATCCGCCTGGAGTTACGCTCGCCTGCTGTGGGCGTCTCAGCCACCAGCGttgacgagctggcgcgATTCGATTTTCGAG ATACGCCTAACAAAGCTTTCACGAAACTCAGCAAGCTATTCGAAGGCACAGACATGTACCAGCGGGCGTCGCCCACGATCGCACATATCAAAGAAGTGGTGGAGTATACCAAGCGATTCGGGGTGAACACTAAGATCTACGTCAATCCGTTGAACAGCCTCAAAGAAAACTTCTATGCTGGGGGGATACTATTTTCGTGTCTCTACGACAAGAAGTCAGGAAAGGATGTATTTGCCGCGGGCGGTCGATATGACCACTTGATCAAGGAGCAACGGCCCAAAATCGGtggccacgtcgacgagagACATGCAGTAGGTTTCAGCCTGGCGTGGGAGCGGCTAGCGCGGATTCCCAAATCGGGAGGAAAGTCGTTTCTCAAAAAGCCAGAGGATGAGATTACAAGCATGTTCTCGGGACGAAGG TGTGACGGTCTCGTCGCCAGCTTCGATGCGTCACTCCTTCGATCCGCAGGCGTTGAGATCCTTCAGCTGCTCTGGGCGCACGACATCAGTGCCGAGCTTGCCAAAGACGCCCGGTCTCCAGAGGACCTGCTGTCGAAGCATCGGGACGAAAACTACTCTTggatcatcatcatcaagcaGGACTCCATGCTGAAGATCAAGACGATGGGCAGAAGTGATGTCGCCGACGTTGACATTCCCACGACGCAACTGCTTGCGTGGCTGCGGCCACAGATTCGCGAGCGCGACTCCagagcggcgacgaaggTTCGAGGCAGCGCGCCGCAGGCCGAGTCAACGATGTCTGGTGGCGGTGACAAGGTCTCAGAGCAAGAGGTTAAGGTGCTGGTGGCTCAGACGCGGAGCAAGAAGTTTAACCGTCGCACAGTGGTCGAGCAGGCACAAGCCAGCGCTGCGAGCCTGGTGCGGTCATTCCTGGACGGACCCATCCTGGCCGTTGAGACAACCGATCAGGTGATGGACCTCATCAGGCAGACGAGCATCTCAGATCCGGAAAGCTGGCGCAAGGTCGACCATGCAGTTACGACGTCGGAGAAGAAGTACGTGCGAGAGCTGCACGACCAGCTCGACACGTGGAGGCATGCATACGAGAAGAAGAACGGCACGAGGCACTCGTTCATCTACAACTTCCGCACGGGAACGTCCATCTACTACGATCTGGACGACTGA
- the GCN2 gene encoding Non-specific serine/threonine protein kinase (COG:J~EggNog:ENOG503NV1M), with the protein MTATYPKTPPLLTVKGLENLREATQFKVQKFIETEPKLFAKDEQEMVDKIVEGVRDVLEDAAQAKATGKHLPSLEEERERHEANLAELARKQRENEERKKLEETKEEERVMSQMLQQQLQRQRQKAKESRQSRRPNAAGNSQLTQSTESDAEQIDFDQYCDTTDKTGNVLTFRSVSGKCDERRGRVSAVFTVRPVLAGGQSSHSLALKEAVLQSSGRDCKDLKKQIQSLESRLQDLKSGKKIQHRHLVEILDFKVESGLPDDAAAPNAWTVRVLTPLADKGSLDELLELAGHLDIGKVRSWTRDLLDALNFLHNKNIAHQDIHAGNILLFRESTGEIVPKVSDAWYQREIHNASVQQQGMPGLNSAKSAYWLPPEIAATSKPQYTFKTDIWEFGVVFVQMIFGLDVLQKYSSPKNLMESLTLSHSLQELVGRFFKEDKQKRPRAFELGASEFLATDAPVLMEDSSTVLSATPSLTSLQTYPVRMRRESMNRNSAVSRYTEDFVEEGRLGKGGFGEVVKARKKLDGQIYAIKKITQRSQTSLTEILKEVRLLSQLSHPAVVRYYNTWVEEVSDLTDTEGETSTDDYTEETRETGSAGIDIQFATSTGGLDFMSSNANIDFGYEDDSEEDEEDDDSDDDESPMVDDAAGNQPLSPGRERHAVFQRRARFHRPYRTILYISMEYCEKRTLRDLISRNLCKNTPEIWRLFRQILEGLAHIHSLSIVHRDLKPENIFISSSVDGVDNVKIGDFGLATSGQFSVDKAAANTLGTDNMTMSIGTAYYAAPEVRSAANGHYSTKVDMYSLGIIFFEMCYQPMLGMQKAEVFKQLRLPKPELPADFRPAERTQTEIVLSLLNHSPKERPSAAELLKSGKLPVQMESETIRRTLAGLSDPSSPYYAKMLSTLFNRPVEPTKDFAWDMIASTPSSTELLHQSVVKGALTAVFRRHGALEMPRTSIYPRSNHYGDNVVHLLDPNGTVLQLPYDLIMGHARMVAKHPSTIQRTFTFGSVYRDRQDTGQPQMFGEVDFDIVTHDTLDLALKEAEVLKVLDEIVLAFPSLSFSQMCFHVGHSDLLQLIFEHCRVPPPSRRAAADVLSKLNIHSHTWQKIRLELRSPAVGVSATSVDELARFDFRDTPNKAFTKLSKLFEGTDMYQRASPTIAHIKEVVEYTKRFGVNTKIYVNPLNSLKENFYAGGILFSCLYDKKSGKDVFAAGGRYDHLIKEQRPKIGGHVDERHAVGFSLAWERLARIPKSGGKSFLKKPEDEITSMFSGRRCDGLVASFDASLLRSAGVEILQLLWAHDISAELAKDARSPEDLLSKHRDENYSWIIIIKQDSMLKIKTMGRSDVADVDIPTTQLLAWLRPQIRERDSRAATKVRGSAPQAESTMSGGGDKVSEQEVKVLVAQTRSKKFNRRTVVEQAQASAASLVRSFLDGPILAVETTDQVMDLIRQTSISDPESWRKVDHAVTTSEKKYVRELHDQLDTWRHAYEKKNGTRHSFIYNFRTGTSIYYDLDD; encoded by the exons ATGACCGCTACCTATCCCAAAACACCACCTCTTCTCACCGTCAAAGGCCTGGAAAACCTGCGCGAAGCAACGCAATTCAAAGTGCAAAAGTTTATTGAGACTGAGCCCAAGCTGTTCGCCAAAGATGAACAGGAAATGGTTGACAAGATTGTCGAGGGTGTCAGAGACGTTCTTGAAGACGCGGCGCAAGCAAAGGCAACCGGCAAGCACCTGCCGTCGCttgaggaggagcgcgagagGCATGAGGCCAATCTTGCCGAGCTCGCTCGAAAGCAAAGGGAAAACGAAGAGCGCAAAAAGTTGGAAGAGaccaaggaagaggagcggGTCATGTCGCAGatgctccagcagcagcttcaacGCCAGCGACAAAAGGCCAAAGAGTCCAGGCAGAGCAGACGGCCGAATGCAGCGGGAAACAGCCAACTGACGCAAAGCACCGAATCGGATGCTGAACAAATCGACTTTGATCAGTACTGCGACACAACTGACAAGACCGGCAACGTCCTCACCTTTAGATCAGTCTCTGGAAAATGCGAtgagcgccgaggccgagtcTCGGCTGTTTTCACGGTTCGacccgtcctcgccggcggccagagCAGTCACTCTTTGGCGCTGAAGGAAGCTGTTCTGCAGTCGAGTGGGAGAGACTGCAAAGACCTCAAGAAGCAGATACAGTCTCTTGAATCGCGTCTGCAAGATCTCAAGTCTGGAAAGAAGATCCAGCATCGTCATCTCGTTGAAATCCTCGACTTTAAGGTGGAAAGCGGATTGCCGGACGATGCAGCAGCCCCAAATGCTTGGACAGTGCGAGTACTCACGCCGCTGGCTGACAAGGGCTctctcgacgagctcctggAGCTCGCCGGGCATCTAGACATCGGCAAGGTTCGTTCTTGGACGCGAGACTTGCTCGACGCACTCAACTTTCTGCACAACAAGAACATCGCTCACCAGGATATTCACGCGGGGAATATCTTGCTCTTTCGGGAATCCACGGGCGAAATCGTGCCCAAGGTATCTGATGCATGGTATCAAAGGGAGATTCACAACGCCAGTGTGCAGCAACAAGGTATGCCTGGGCTCAACTCTGCCAAGTCTGCCTATTGGCTTCCACCGGAAATTGCAGCGACGTCGAAACCGCAGTACACGTTCAAGACGGATATCTGGGAGTTTGGGGTGGTATTTGTGCAGATGATctttggcctcgacgtccttCAAAAGTATTCGTCGCCTAAGAACCTCATGGAGAGCCTCACGCTCTCACACTCTCTGCAGGAGCTCGTGGGTCGCTTCTTCAAAGAAGACAAGCAAAAAAGACCGCGAGCCTTCGAACTCGGCGCTAGCGAATTCCTGGCCACGGATGCTCCTGTGCTCATGGAGGATAGCTCCACTGTCTTGTCGGCCACGCCTTCTTTAACCTCGTTGCAGACATACCCTGTTCGAATGAGGCGTGAATCCATGAACCGAAATTCCGCCGTCTCTCGATATACTGAGGATTTTGTTGAAGAAGGCCggctcggcaagggcgggttcggcgaggtcgtcaagGCGCGCAAGAAGCTAGATGGCCAGATCTACGCCATTAAGAAGATCACGCAGCGTTCTCAGACCAGTCTGACGGAGATCCTCAAGGAAGTACGGCTTCTTTCGCAGCTCAGCCACCCAGCCGTCGTGCGCTACTACAATACTTGGGTGGAAGAAGTGTCCGATTTGACGGACACCGAAGGCGAGACATCTACCGACGACTACACCGAGGAAACTCGCGAGACTGGCTCAGCCGGCATTGACATACAGTTCGCCACGAGTACAGGTGGGCTGGACTTCATGTCATCCAATGCAAACATCGACTTCGGCTACGAAGATGAcagcgaggaagacgaggaggacgatgactctgacgacgatgaaaGCCCCATGGTAGATGATGCAGCTGGCAATCAACCGCTATCGCCTGGCAGGGAGAGGCATGCGGTGTTCCAACGGCGCGCTCGATTCCACCGACCATATCGCACCATTCTCTATATATCGATGGAGTACTGCGAAAAGAGA ACCCTGCGAGATCTGATTTCTCGCAATCTTTGCAAGAACACGCCAGAGATCTGGCGCCTGTTTCGGCAGATACTAGAGGGCCTAGCCCATATCCACAGTCTCAGCATCGTCCACCGCGACTTGAAGCCCGAGAACATATTCATCAGCAGCAGTGTCGATGGAGTCGACAATGTCAAGATTGGCGACTTTGGTCTCGCAACGAGCGGTCAGTTTTCAGTCGATAAGGCAGCTGCTAACACTCTTGGGACGGACAACATGACTATGAGCATTGGAACCGCCTATTACGCGGCGCCTGAGGTCAGATCTGCCGCCAACGGTCACTATAGCACCAAAGTGGAT ATGTATTCGCTCGGTATCATCTTCTTTGAGATGTGCTACCAGCCTATGCTAGGCATGCAAAAGGCAGAAGTTTTTAAGCAATTGAGACTGCCAAAACCAGAGCTTCCGGCCGACTTCAGGCCGGCCGAGAGGACCCAAACGGAAATCGTCTTGTCGCTGCTCAACCACAGCCCCAAGGAAAGGCCATCCGCTGCCGAACTGCTTAAGAGCGGTAAATTACCGGTTCAGATGGAAAGCGAAACAATCAGACGCACTCTTGCCGGGCTGTCGGACCCCAGCTCACCCTATTACGCCAAAATGCTGAGCACACTGTTTAACAGACCAGTTGAGCCTACAAAGGACTTTGCTTGGGACATGATCGCCAGCACGCCGAGCTCAACCGAGCTTCTTCACCAGAGCGTCGTCAAAGGCGCGCTGACAGCCGTTTTtcgtcgccacggcgcctTGGAGATGCCTCGTACCTCCATATATCCCAGGTCGAATCATTATGGCGATAATGTCGTACACCTGCTGGATCCCAACGGGACTGTTCTCCAATTGCCATATGACCTTATCATGGGGCATGCCCGCATGGTGGCCAAGCATCCGAGCACAATCCAGCGAACGTTTACGTTTGGCAGTGTGTACAGGGATAGGCAGGACACCGGTCAGCCGCAAATGTTCGGCGAGGTCGACTTCGACATCGTGACGCATGACACGCTCGACCTTGCTTTGAAAGAGGCAGAAGTGCTCAAGGTACTTGATGAGATTGTGCTTGCATTTCCTTCCCTGTCATTCAGCCAGATGTGTTTCCATGTGGGACACTCGGACTTGCTACAACTCATCTTTGAGCATTGCAGAGTCCCGCCTCCCTCtaggcgagcagcagcggatgTCCTTAGCAAGCTGAACATACACAGCCACACATGGCAGAAGATCCGCCTGGAGTTACGCTCGCCTGCTGTGGGCGTCTCAGCCACCAGCGttgacgagctggcgcgATTCGATTTTCGAG ATACGCCTAACAAAGCTTTCACGAAACTCAGCAAGCTATTCGAAGGCACAGACATGTACCAGCGGGCGTCGCCCACGATCGCACATATCAAAGAAGTGGTGGAGTATACCAAGCGATTCGGGGTGAACACTAAGATCTACGTCAATCCGTTGAACAGCCTCAAAGAAAACTTCTATGCTGGGGGGATACTATTTTCGTGTCTCTACGACAAGAAGTCAGGAAAGGATGTATTTGCCGCGGGCGGTCGATATGACCACTTGATCAAGGAGCAACGGCCCAAAATCGGtggccacgtcgacgagagACATGCAGTAGGTTTCAGCCTGGCGTGGGAGCGGCTAGCGCGGATTCCCAAATCGGGAGGAAAGTCGTTTCTCAAAAAGCCAGAGGATGAGATTACAAGCATGTTCTCGGGACGAAGG TGTGACGGTCTCGTCGCCAGCTTCGATGCGTCACTCCTTCGATCCGCAGGCGTTGAGATCCTTCAGCTGCTCTGGGCGCACGACATCAGTGCCGAGCTTGCCAAAGACGCCCGGTCTCCAGAGGACCTGCTGTCGAAGCATCGGGACGAAAACTACTCTTggatcatcatcatcaagcaGGACTCCATGCTGAAGATCAAGACGATGGGCAGAAGTGATGTCGCCGACGTTGACATTCCCACGACGCAACTGCTTGCGTGGCTGCGGCCACAGATTCGCGAGCGCGACTCCagagcggcgacgaaggTTCGAGGCAGCGCGCCGCAGGCCGAGTCAACGATGTCTGGTGGCGGTGACAAGGTCTCAGAGCAAGAGGTTAAGGTGCTGGTGGCTCAGACGCGGAGCAAGAAGTTTAACCGTCGCACAGTGGTCGAGCAGGCACAAGCCAGCGCTGCGAGCCTGGTGCGGTCATTCCTGGACGGACCCATCCTGGCCGTTGAGACAACCGATCAGGTGATGGACCTCATCAGGCAGACGAGCATCTCAGATCCGGAAAGCTGGCGCAAGGTCGACCATGCAGTTACGACGTCGGAGAAGAAGTACGTGCGAGAGCTGCACGACCAGCTCGACACGTGGAGGCATGCATACGAGAAGAAGAACGGCACGAGGCACTCGTTCATCTACAACTTCCGCACGGGAACGTCCATCTACTACGATCTGGACGACTGA